The following coding sequences are from one Limnobacter sp. SAORIC-580 window:
- the flhA gene encoding flagellar biosynthesis protein FlhA has translation MGGIVASTAFSLDFIKAGLAGDKVKTLGAPIFIILILVMMILPVPPFALDLFFTFNIAISLMVLVAALYTTRPLDFAAFPTILLVTTLLRLSLNVASTRVVLMHGHEGPDAAGKVIEAFGHFLVGGNLAVGIVVFVILMLINFVVITKGAGRIAEVSARFTLDAMPGKQMAIDADLNAGLIAEDEARKRRAEVSQEAEFFGSMDGASKFVRGDAMAGIMILIINIIGGFAVGVMQHDMTFADAGTAYVLLAIGDGLVAQVPALVISIAAGLVVARVGQGQDIGTQLASQLLKSPQAVGITAGIMALLGIIPGMPTLVFLLLAGGFGYLSYHLSQKGNIQKVVATTDDQAKIKAATTEAQEATWDDLVPIDTIALEVGYRLIALVDNKQDGDLLKRIKAIRKKFAQEIGFLPPAVHLRDNLELRPSVYRILLKGVCMGEGEVFPNQHLAINPGRVTMQLPGPQTTDPAFGLPAVWISDDQKEKANAAGYTVVDASTVVATHLSHILQTSAAQLLGRTETQQLLDHCAKSSPKVVEDLTPKLLDVAVIQKVLQNLLEESVHIRDLRTIFETLLENGVRTKNPLELTAAVRIALGRAIVQALAGTTEDLNVLVMEPKLEQMITHAHTAAGQDQVGIDPNLAENLARQTADAAGRQEQLGQSPVLLVPDALRLSMARLLKRAAPNLRVLSHSEIPENRTIRVAQVVGAKA, from the coding sequence ATGGGCGGAATTGTGGCCTCCACCGCATTCTCTTTGGACTTCATTAAAGCAGGCCTGGCCGGCGACAAGGTAAAAACCCTGGGCGCGCCAATCTTCATCATCCTGATCCTGGTCATGATGATTTTGCCTGTACCGCCTTTCGCGCTCGATCTGTTTTTCACCTTCAATATTGCAATCAGCCTTATGGTGCTGGTTGCCGCTTTGTACACCACCCGTCCGCTCGACTTTGCTGCATTCCCTACCATTTTGCTGGTAACCACCCTGTTGCGCTTGAGCCTGAACGTCGCCTCAACCCGTGTGGTGCTTATGCATGGTCACGAAGGCCCCGATGCCGCAGGCAAAGTGATTGAAGCATTTGGTCACTTCTTGGTCGGCGGCAACCTTGCAGTTGGTATTGTGGTGTTCGTCATTTTGATGTTGATCAACTTTGTCGTAATCACCAAAGGTGCTGGCCGAATTGCTGAAGTGTCTGCGCGTTTCACATTGGATGCCATGCCCGGCAAGCAAATGGCAATTGATGCGGATTTGAATGCCGGCTTGATCGCTGAAGACGAAGCCCGCAAGCGGCGTGCAGAAGTCAGTCAGGAAGCGGAGTTCTTTGGTTCCATGGACGGTGCCAGCAAGTTTGTGCGTGGCGATGCCATGGCCGGCATCATGATTCTGATCATCAACATCATTGGCGGTTTCGCGGTGGGTGTGATGCAGCACGACATGACCTTTGCCGATGCTGGCACGGCTTACGTGCTGCTGGCCATTGGTGATGGTCTGGTGGCGCAAGTACCCGCACTGGTCATTTCGATTGCCGCAGGTTTGGTGGTGGCACGCGTGGGGCAGGGGCAAGACATCGGCACCCAGCTGGCCAGCCAATTGCTGAAATCTCCACAGGCCGTGGGCATTACCGCTGGCATCATGGCTTTGTTGGGCATTATTCCGGGTATGCCCACACTGGTGTTCCTGTTGCTTGCAGGAGGTTTTGGATATTTGTCTTATCACCTTTCCCAGAAAGGCAACATACAGAAAGTGGTGGCCACCACTGACGACCAGGCCAAGATCAAGGCCGCCACCACCGAAGCACAAGAAGCCACTTGGGACGACCTGGTGCCCATCGACACCATTGCGCTTGAAGTGGGTTACCGACTGATCGCCTTGGTGGACAACAAGCAAGACGGCGATTTGCTCAAACGCATCAAGGCCATTCGCAAAAAATTTGCACAGGAAATCGGTTTCCTGCCACCTGCCGTGCATTTGCGCGACAACCTGGAACTGCGCCCCTCGGTGTACCGTATTTTGCTGAAAGGCGTGTGCATGGGCGAAGGTGAAGTGTTCCCGAACCAACACCTGGCCATCAACCCCGGCCGCGTCACCATGCAGTTGCCAGGCCCGCAAACCACCGACCCGGCATTCGGTTTGCCTGCTGTGTGGATTTCAGATGATCAAAAAGAGAAAGCGAATGCAGCGGGTTACACCGTTGTGGATGCTTCCACTGTGGTGGCCACGCACCTCTCACATATCTTGCAAACATCAGCAGCCCAATTGCTGGGCCGAACCGAAACCCAACAGCTACTGGACCACTGTGCGAAAAGTTCTCCGAAAGTGGTGGAAGACCTGACTCCCAAGTTGCTGGATGTTGCCGTGATTCAGAAAGTGCTTCAAAACCTGCTGGAAGAAAGCGTTCACATTCGCGACTTGCGCACCATTTTTGAAACCTTGCTCGAGAACGGCGTTCGCACCAAAAACCCGCTTGAACTGACAGCCGCAGTGCGCATTGCCTTGGGCCGTGCCATTGTGCAGGCTCTGGCTGGTACCACCGAAGACCTGAATGTGCTGGTCATGGAACCCAAGCTGGAACAAATGATCACCCATGCGCACACCGCGGCAGGGCAAGACCAGGTGGGCATTGACCCCAACCTGGCAGAAAACCTGGCCCGTCAAACTGCCGATGCGGCAGGTCGCCAAGAACAGCTGGGCCAAAGCCCCGTGCTGCTGGTGCCCGATGCACTGCGCTTGTCCATGGCGCGATTGTTAAAGCGTGCAGCACCCAATCTTCGGGTGTTGTCGCACAGTGAAATTCCTGAAAACCGTACTATCCGCGTTGCGCAAGTCGTAGGAGCGAAAGCATGA